In the genome of Daucus carota subsp. sativus chromosome 9, DH1 v3.0, whole genome shotgun sequence, the window TTCAGCATGGAACTCCGTACCGCATGCAATATTGATTTAAAGGAGATAATGACTACGCTAGCAATCCTTGCACAATATCAATTACTTGCTTAGAAAAATTCGAAATCATAATATCAAATGTCCTAAAGACTCTAAACTAATATTGATCATCTAAAATTCTCCCATGGCAATGGCAAaccatataattaaatatatccaGCTAGTAGAGCTGTTTGGGGGGATTGTAAAACATATGAAACAGATTCACTTATCATATATCTAATATCGCTAGTGTCAGGTGTGACACTTCAGCATGTCAATTAAGTAACAAAAGAGTAAAAGAAaagcatttacttgttcaaaaCATAAACAAGATAATAAATTTCAGTAAACACCCTGTAGATAAATTAAGAAACAAACAATTTTCGAGACTTTGGAAATGAGTACCTACTTAATTTTGTTAAACACTTTCTTCCAcatatttaattaagtttagttgaaaatgCAGATATCTGGTATAATTGCTAAAATTCCAGAAAAAATTAGGCTCATAGAGAAATTGTGTGTCCAAGTGAGGTAGAGAGCTTACAGCTCGGTCGAACTCCAACATGAAGCATCTTTTGACGTCCTCCTTTGTAGGCTTACAACCACATCTATCTCGTCTAGAAgtcaaatctgaaaattttgcaTATGTGTAATGTAGAACAGCAGCCTCTTCTAACTTGATCTCTCTGCCAAAGTTTATATAGTTATTATTTCATAGATTAGTACCGACTATGAAATTGTTGGTCTTTTACAGTTATTAGTTCACAAAcattatataattgaattttCATACAATTAAATAATGTGTACAGTGTACACAACAGCAGCTAAcacaagatatatatatatattgatatgatTGTCATACTTTGGGGTTTTCATGTAGTTGTGCCATCTGTGCGCACCATTGGGTCGTAGATGATCCTGAATCCGAGCGACTGATTTTCCATTACCATAAGTTAAAAAGTAATTTGGATTCCCACGTGTTGACTCTTTATACAAACCAAAGTATGTATCTTTTGGAAGATGATCATAGTTCTTCTTGAACATGGATATCTGTTTGTATAAATGCAATAGAAAAGACATTAGATATTAAAAATGATTCAGGGTTCAATGAACAAATAAGGCAAAAAAAAAGTCATATTTAGTAGTAAGATTTATAGGGTAAAACACATGGCAACACATTCAAGTTCCTGCAATGTAAGATAATCAGTGGTACCAAACACCAACAATACGGGAGAACTTCACAAAAGGAAATTTCAGGCCCAAGGGATAGAAGTAGAACCCAACCTCCTATCATCAGTGAACCATATCCAATGAGGCAACCCTTATAACATTAATATTTACACAACATACATTGTTATTAACAAAAATAGATAGAACAAAATTTCATCCAAAGGTCCAAAAATAAAAGCTTCATGCAAGAATATAAATTGAACAATGCAGAGCAGGAGTCTCAGGTTGAACTTATTCACGAGTCACAATAATGCTCTTTGACATCAGACAAAAAGTATGTCTTTGCTAAAAACTGCAATGACTGTGAAGCAAATAATTAGTTACGAAACTTTTCATTCACCCTGACCCTACATAGAATTTGCTTTGTTCCCAATGATACAGATCACTAGTCAAGCACACATTTTTACATTTAAAGGCATAGTTTTAGGATTCAACTGAGTCACAACCAGAAAACATGACAATATAACTTGATGCAGAAAAAGCCGCATAAGAGTCAGGGGATAGGCAAAGGATACTCACAAAAGGGTTATAAAATATGAGAAGAAATATACAAGGCAAAGTCTTCAATATGACAATTAACTATTGACCGTTTATAACTCTTTGGAATGATTTTAAATCAAGAAATtagacaaatatattttaacagaCCTAAACTAGGCCTACTCAAACTCAAATGCTAAAACTGGATATATACTCGGAAAGATGGttctaataataaaaactaatttattgaaaaatttaatcttatttattaaaatatggtagataataaatatatactatattctCGTATTTGTCGATTTTTGTACCCCTGCACTGGACACCCGTAACCTTGCTCTGTGGAAGAAAAGACATGTTTTCTTTAGACTAGTTTTGGCTCTTTTCTGacattcttttaattttaattaggcTGCATGTTAATAGAGTACTTGGCAAAGATTAGATGCTGGCGGAGTCGGTATTTATATAACATTTCAGTccttaaaatttttaacaactttatattaattttaaaatgtttctGTACAACCCACTTCAGCAGTGTCTTGCTAATTTGACAAACTATTCAtgtcaatatatatttattgggTAGCCTCAGAACTGAGGATAATCTTATGTGCTGACAGAATTAACATGGCCTTAAGAGTTATATCATATCTTCCTCATCTTCTTATAAACAAGAACCCAGATATACTCATCATAAAGGCCCCAGGGATGAGCTGTTTGTAAAATGTTCATGTTCTTTCCTAACTATGGAGGGGTTATTTgcatatctatatctatatatatatatatacaccctTTCTACTATctactttattatttttacataccATGTATGTATACATCTTAATTCATATCATTTTAAGTAAATGAAATCTAGAGCTCTTTTTCCTCAAGTTGATTAGCAAGTGAGCAGTTATAATTAGTCAACAGGCTATACCACATACTTCATTTTTGGTATGCCTTATCTTTCTGTTATGCTTAACTAATCTGAGTTTGTACTCATCCTTTTGTTTTTTGTAAGATTTAGTTAAAATAATCTATCACGTGTTATGTTCATCCTTGGTGGAAGTGCCTATTAGTGATTTGAAGCCAGGAGGAAAAAAGTAAGGATGCATATAAGTTTCCTTTAGATAAATTACTCTATAGATTCTGCACCAAATTATCTCTTTATGTGCTCAGCTAAAAAACTTCAAAAACAACACAGAAAATACAAAGAATCATCAAGCGGGATGTACCTCTGTAAAAGGATCCTTAATGTCATCACGTTCAACGCTGCTTTCCTGAACACATTATTACAGTAAGTATGGTTGTTGATATTACCTCATTCTTTTTTAAGATAAGCATAAGGGTCAATATAAGGAACAAATAATATGTTACACAATCTTTCTTTGATGATCAAAAGGAGTTCACGTCTACACTCACATAGTTTGGAAAGACAACCATATCAACGTCCCCTGGTACATCCAGAAGCAATTGCCTCAAAGAATATTCCCGAGCTCCAGCTGGGTGTAACAATTCATCGGTGTCAAGATGAACTATCCAATCCATGCCAAAATTCTAAGAATCAACCAACAGGAGGAGGGTGGGGGGGGATTGGTCAGAATGACATGATCCATACTTATCAATTATAGAATCGATATTAGGGATAACAAACTTAATGTGCATACCCTTGCCATGACAATAGCCATCTCCATATTCAAAGATTGTTTAACAAAAAGCTCGTAGTTGCATGGCTTGTAGAAGAAACTTGATAACCATGTCTCGTTCCAGATTCGACTGTTGAGATCAACAACATAAGAGATATGCATCATTTTAGTACTTCTAAacacaataaattataatacatgTACTTTATAATGTGCATTGTGGTGAAAGTACTGTTGTACATAACAATTTTGTTTTAGGAGTATCTTTACCATGACAATAATAAAGAAACAGATggtgaaatttatattttaagacaCTAAagaagtcaaaaaaaaaaaaaaaaatcttgctTATTAGAGCAAGGGAGTTAATGTAGTGTGGTCGTCATCAGATCTCACGTACCTAGAAATTAGAAAAAACTCCCAAACGTGTATACACTTATTAAAAATACTATTGGTTAAAATGAATCGAACTCTTACTATTCAAACTGagttgaaataaaaatattcatataataatattgtCATATTTTTATGTGTAAGCATGTAGTTCAAAACAAATATACAACTAAacgattaataaaattaaaaaaaaaacgtaaTAACATATGTGAACATtatcacataaaatttaaaatagtgaCAGAAGAGTAAATATCaatattcattaaaaaaacaaaacaattaaaaacaGATAAAAGAATTCGAATGTTATAAAATACCTGTGCAATAAGCAAGTTCAGCAAAATGTAAACAGTGAAACATAACATAGGATGAAAACTAACATAAAAAACTGCTAGCAAACACAATCAGCagaaaagaaaatgttaaaacTACATGACTTTCCGATCTATTTTCTTACACATAACCTTAACGTCAGATAACTACTTCTATTATAGAGTGTTATAGAGTTCGGAACCGGCTAACCTATTAGCTTGTTGCTCTTCTAGCTCCTTGGTTCTATATATTACTTTTACCCCCTGAGAAACACATGTATAGTCACCGTCATCTATTATCATAGAAAAAGAAGTACCAGCTATAAGAAGGAGAACAGAGAGCTCACAGGAATTGATTCTAAAACTTTGGATACTTCTGGAGATGCGGCCTTCCCTTCAACAAAAAGGAAAAATGTAGCAACTCCAATAACTTTATGGTAAAACATCCAGGGTAGAATCTGCTCCAACCCAGCAGATGTAGTGGTCGTAATACATATCTGCATCATGAAAGGATATGAGTTCATCAACAAACACATTTCATATATAACATCACAATACATTATATCAGTCAAGAGAAAAATTTGCACAAATGAAGGGTGAAAATGACCTAAAAATGCACTTTATTTACAGCAAAGTCTATAAAGGGTGAACAATCCATGAGCATTCTCGTAGAaccatatgtgtgtgtgtcctTTGTGGCATTGTACGAGTGTCCAATAGAACAAAACCCATAATAATGCTCATGCATCCATCATCTTTGTTGAAATTACACAAGTAGGAATCATCTTTGTGGTTAACAACTTTCAGGGCTTTATCTGCATAAATCCATGTCAATTGTAGACTGTGTTGTCCTATTATCTGGTAGTAATTTCTTAAATGTCAATTGTAGACTGTGTTGTCCTATTATCTGGTAGTAATTTCTTAACCCGGAAGTATTTCActgatat includes:
- the LOC108202956 gene encoding glycosyltransferase-like KOBITO 1 yields the protein MAGGLYAPIRPQPSPQSTSFTSKLLLLLTLLPLSLAAFAFLLQWRGGAVNDPITRWSPDQSHLFPGMDVTSPLPTLSHSSSSDCSLLARGSGGGGSSSGVFPYYRDWKFDFSADLKPKICITTTTSAGLEQILPWMFYHKVIGVATFFLFVEGKAASPEVSKVLESIPGVKVIYRTKELEEQQANSRIWNETWLSSFFYKPCNYELFVKQSLNMEMAIVMARNFGMDWIVHLDTDELLHPAGAREYSLRQLLLDVPGDVDMVVFPNYESSVERDDIKDPFTEISMFKKNYDHLPKDTYFGLYKESTRGNPNYFLTYGNGKSVARIQDHLRPNGAHRWHNYMKTPKEIKLEEAAVLHYTYAKFSDLTSRRDRCGCKPTKEDVKRCFMLEFDRAAFIIASTATEEEMLSWYREHVVWTDKTVNLKLMRKGILTRIYAPMVIVQGLRESGVFSSVIASAPATLSKDKFLASVESSNSSRGAAMESVARKSGKSKESHATARKALEAVDNAIHEAAVPPLSPPGFDGESQF